A region of the Silene latifolia isolate original U9 population chromosome 9, ASM4854445v1, whole genome shotgun sequence genome:
AATGACAAAGCTTATAAAGGAGTTAGAATAATATCCTTCCTAAAGGCACTAAAATTAATACGACAGGGTTGCAACGGTTACCTATGTGACATTTCTAAACCTTCAAAACTTGAGCCAAATATAACCAACATACCAGTGGTTAAGGAATTCTCAGATGTGTTTCCTGAAGAAATTTCGGGAATACCCCCATATCGAGAAGTGGAGTTCACTATTGAATTGGTGCCTGGAAGTACACCGATTTCAAAAGCCCCTTATAGGATGGCTCCCGCAGAACTGAAAGAATTAAAGAAACAACTAGATGAGTTGTTAGAAAAAGGATATATAAAACCCAGTAcctcaccttggggagcacccgTGCTATTTGTCAAAAAAAAGGATGgaagcttgaggttgtgtatagactatagagaACTTAACAAAATCACTATAAAGAATAAGTATCCTATACCTCGTATAGATGACCTTTTTGATCAGTTACAAGGTTGTGCTATTTTCTCAAAGATTGATCTTCGTTCCGGATATCACCAAATGAGAATAAAAACCGAAGATACTCCTAAAACAGCTTTTAGAACAAGATATGGACATTATGAGTAtatggtaatgccgtttggactCACTAATGCTCCcattttcatggatcttatgaacagAGTATTCAAATCTTACTTGGacaaatttattattatttttattgacGATATCCTTGTATACTCTAAGAATGAGGAAGATCATGCTCAACACTTAAGAATAGTTTTGGAAACCTTAAGAGAAAATCAATTATTCGCCACATTTAAGAAGTGTGCATTTTGGTTAAAGGAAATAAATTTCTTAGGCCATGTTATCTCAAGTAAAGGAATACAGGTAGACCCTGAAAAGATTGAGACCATTATGAGTTGGCCTGTGCTTAAAAATGTGGCTGAAGTACGTAGctttctgggtttagctgggtactatcGACGTTTtgtaaaagatttttcaaaactGGTCCAACCACTCACAAATCTCGTGAGAAAAAGTACAAAGTTTGAGTGGAGTGAAAAATGTGATAGGGCATTTTCTGAACTAAAGGGTAAACTTACTTCCGCCCCTATTCTTTCTATCCCAAATGGCACAGATGACTTAGAAGTATATAGTGATGCCTCGAAACAAGGATTAGGATGTGTGTTAATGCAAAATGGAAAAGTAATTGCTTATGCTTCAAGACAATTAAAAACCCATGAGCATAattatcccactcatgatttagAACTTGCTGCAGTAGTTTTTGCCTTAAAAATTTGGAGACATTATCTTTATGGAGTCCGGTGCCGTATGTATACGGATCATAAAAGCTTGAAGtacctctttacccaaaaagagatCAATATGAGGCAACGCCGGTGGCTTGAATTTCTCAAAGTTTATGACTTAGATATTCAATATCACCCGGGCAAAGCTAATGTAGTAGCTGACGCACTTAGCCGAAAGCCTTTTTCGACCCTTAATGTGCTTACGGTTAAACAACCTTGTATTCAAAATGATATGGAAAGATTGGACATACAAATGGTTGTGGGTAATGTGACAGGATATATAGCAAATCTAGAAATACGAGCAACCTTGAGTGACGAAATAAAAGAAGCCCAAAGAACCGACCCTCAACTAGAGAAAATCCGAAAAGATATACAAAAAGGGAAGGCGTATGGTTTCATAATCCAAGAAGATGGGTCACTTTGGTTTCAAAACCGCTTATGTGTACAAAATTCAGAAACCCTTAAAAAGAAAATATTGGATGAAGCACATAACTCCCGATATTCGATACATCCCGGAGGAAATAAGATGTACAAAGATATTCGACATATGTTCTGGTGGAGTAATATGAAACAAGAGATAGCCGAATTTGTTATGAAATGTTTAACATGTCAACGAGTAAAGATCGAACATCAGCGGCCGGGCGGCCTTTTACAACCTTTAGATATTCCTATATGGAAATGGGAATCAATTACAATGGATTTCGTAACAGATCGCCTACAACGTCACAAGGAATGAATGAAATATGGGTAAAGTGGATGATTAACCAAAAGTGCTCACTTTTTAGCCACTAAGACCTCATGGAATTCAGAGAGCGAGTTAGCTATAAAATACATAAAGGAAATAGTCGATTACATGGAGTTCCTAAAACAATTGTATCCGATAGGGATACAAATTTCCTTGCTAAGTTTTGGAAAAGTTTCCAAACAACATTGGGAACTCAACTTAATTATAATCGCTTTTCACCCGCATGAGACGGATGGTCAAAGTGAAAGGACAATACAAACGTTAGAAGACTTGTTAAGAGCATGTATTTTGGAATTTCAAGGCTCATGGGAGAAACACTTACCCTTAATAGAGTTTTCTTATAATAATAGTTACCatgctagtattggtatggctCCCTATGAAGCTTTATATGGACAAAAGTGCAGAACACCCTTGTGTTGGAATGACATAGATGAAACCAGGATCATTGGACCTGATCTGATTCAAGAAACTACGGATAAAATAAgaattataagagagaaaatgagaaCTGCTCAAagtcgacaaaagagttatgccgacttAAAAAGACGACCCTTAGAATTTCAGGAAGGTGATTCAGTATTTTTAAAAGTATCTCCTACAAAAGGAGTGGTACGTTTTGGAAAACAGAGAAAGTTAAGCCCAAGGTATATAGGGCCATTCGAAATAATAGAACGAGTGGGAGATGTGGCATATCGATTACTTCTTCCGATAGAGCTATCAAAAATTCATGACGTTTTCCACATCTCAGTGTTAAAGAAATATATCTCTGACCCTAGTCATGTAATTACCATACCACCGTTACAAGTTAGGGAAGATCTTAGTTACGAGGAACTACCAATTCAAATTTTGGATTACAAAGAGAAAGTCCTCCGTAACAAGACCATTTCATTGGTGAAAGTTCTTTGGTCTCGTCATGAAGAAACAGAAGCAACATGGGAAGTAGAACAGGAGATGAAAGACAAATACCCTCATCTATTCTAGTAAATAAGGTAATTCAGATATGGCAAGTTATTagaagtttcggggacgaaacttattattaggagggtagaatgtaatatttcaaaaaaacaaaaaaaaaaaataaaaaaaaaaaatgtatataataataataataataaaataatactccctccagtTTGCtattttttcttcccttttgatATGGGCACAAGGATTAAGGGTAAGAGTATATATTATTAATTAACCCTTATGATATTTTTTTTATCCGTTAAATACAAaaatatagttaatatcggaaCCACGTATGTATGAGAGACGGACCAAAATGGATAATTATGCTACGTGTCTATCAAAAGCTAAGGGTTTGCACACTCATCAAATTCCTGCATTTACGTGCGCCTTTGCATGTAATTTTTCTTTTAATAGATAAGATTGCCATGTATCCTATTGGCTAAGCTTGAACCTTCTATAAATAGCAAGCCATACGTAAAATTTAGAAAGCAAGTTTGGTTTACGTCATACAAAAAAATAAAGACACAAGTATAAAAGTAAGAAGTGAGAAAGGTGGAAAATATTTTATAATATTTCGTAATTACAACTTACTCCATATATAAGAATAAGGTATGATTTCGAGACCCTTTgtcgatataagtaattgtttacatttgaaataAGATAGTAGAAATAACatgttatattagttttattgttattttcatcTTATAATCGTTATACTGCCCACATGTTATATTATTTACCGTCTTATAAAGTTATAAGAGTACTGTCGTTATAATGCAtcattggccaattgtagcattcgggatacgattattgaAATGAGACGACATTATTTTGTCCTGTGTACATGGAAGAAGGGGAGGGGGGAGTATGACCGCATATAAACAAAGAGGGGAGGGGAAAGTATGGCCCCATATGAACGTTAATTATGTTATCCGGCATAGGCCGAGATGGGTCTCAGACCCGGATTTCTTATACTATGTACACAAAAATGGACTTAGGTGGGGAGTCTTGACTCAGTAAATAAGTCTCTTTTCGTAATAGTAGGCCGATATGATTATGATAAGTGAAGGATTTATGTCATTTTTAGTATTCTCTTTATTCCATAATATGTATTCTTGGGAGACCCATATGAGAAGGATAA
Encoded here:
- the LOC141600916 gene encoding uncharacterized protein LOC141600916, which produces MTLSDLYDLAMKPGDQVSSHIDRLRKVFKDYAFYFPFYSISEPYEAYCLLMTLPDTIPWATFKQKYSDMLIYGIPNHSKMSNPNNSEVDQSISDNHSDIRNLATLVSEAIRNNKLNNEEDSIQYFKKMGNYNPKTYDGKLDPVELENWIRSLDKFFDAIQCPEKWRVEFAVYYLVGQADLWWETVKERKNEEGFDWTQFKKLMRSKFYPPSLRKEKEEEFNKLKQGTMSVMLYATKFMELSRFAPHMVATEELRMNRFERGLGWNLRDRLSTHTCSTYQDMYDKATNAERIINEKDVEQVGNKRKFENDRVNGRNFYKPPNFGKIPYNQFQDRNPVPHCARCGRTNHPTSQCKLLNLRCYECGSPNHVRNNCPRRRTMVSGNNPTSIPSTSIPKPQGRQAQKPGPTRGRMYVMNSQEVESSDDVITGMDWLAKNHVILNCHEKSLTIMRPDGEKMLFRNDKAYKGVRIISFLKALKLIRQGCNGYLCDISKPSKLEPNITNIPVVKEFSDVFPEEISGIPPYREVEFTIELVPGSTPISKAPYRMAPAELKELKKQLDELIKTEDTPKTAFRTRYGHYEYMVMPFGLTNAPIFMDLMNRVFKSYLDKFIIIFIDDILVYSKNEEDHAQHLRIVLETLRENQLFATFKKCAFWLKEINFLGHVISSKGIQVDPEKIETIMSWPVLKNVAEVRSFLGLAGYYRRFVKDFSKLVQPLTNLVRKSTKFEWSEKCDRAFSELKGKLTSAPILSIPNGTDDLEVYSDASKQGLGCVLMQNGKVIAYASRQLKTHEHNYPTHDLELAAVVFALKIWRHYLYGVRCRMYTDHKSLKYLFTQKEINMRQRRWLEFLKVYDLDIQYHPGKANVVADALSRKPFSTLNVLTVKQPCIQNDMERLDIQMVVGNVTGYIANLEIRATLSDEIKEAQRTDPQLEKIRKDIQKGKAYGFIIQEDGSLWFQNRLCVQNSETLKKKILDEAHNSRYSIHPGGNKMYKDIRHMFWWSNMKQEIAEFVMKCSWEKHLPLIEFSYNNSYHASIGMAPYEALYGQKCRTPLCWNDIDETRIIGPDLIQETTDKIRIIREKMRTAQSRQKSYADLKRRPLEFQEGDSVFLKVSPTKGVVRFGKQRKLSPRYIGPFEIIERVGDVAYRLLLPIELSKIHDVFHISVLKKYISDPSHVITIPPLQVREDLSYEELPIQILDYKEKVLRNKTISLVKVLWSRHEETEATWEVEQEMKDKYPHLF